A genomic segment from Rahnella aceris encodes:
- a CDS encoding efflux transporter outer membrane subunit, giving the protein MPEHIKLNKKSSTLRNQPSVMPSCSTLCEGRGRKGVLHSGTRFLTLSTLTLVLAACSVGPDYQKPNPVTPSAYNDMTQPKDKDGASIALPSEPNPLWWKAFNDPQLDSLITRAIAGNISLQQAVLRIAGAREQVKQAEGAWLPSVQGSAKMTRQQLGLKGILDSSGASQQLDDLGPEASGAISTATRPVNLYQGNFDASWELDLFGGTRRQVEAANAQTQSSIEQRNDALVSLEAEVARAYLQLRGAQSVTAAIQTQIDVAQQTLDLTQNRQQNGLSPQLDVENARAQLGSLRAQLPQYQAQERQAMNGLAVLLGQTPGSLDAELSAPKPMPALPAAVPVGVPSQLARRRPDVRKAEADLHAATANIGVSVAQMFPSISLTGQFGMRNTDVSYLDNWSSHFYSFGPQISLPIFQGGRLVSSVHLSRAQQANAALNYRQTVLTALQDVDNALVNYRTDQDQVSGLDQTTEALQTAFDLASDSYRQGLSTFINVLDAQRQLAQAHQQSAEAKVKTSTDLVSLYKALGGGWEPYQNVDLPTYTVFGPAATPDVKVQTTSGVTP; this is encoded by the coding sequence ATGCCGGAGCACATTAAGTTGAACAAGAAAAGCTCTACTCTGAGAAATCAGCCATCCGTGATGCCGTCCTGCTCCACCCTCTGCGAAGGCCGGGGCCGGAAGGGGGTTTTACATTCAGGCACCCGTTTTCTGACTCTCTCGACATTAACGCTGGTATTAGCAGCGTGCTCCGTTGGCCCGGATTATCAGAAGCCGAATCCGGTGACACCCTCGGCCTATAACGATATGACCCAGCCGAAAGACAAAGACGGCGCATCGATTGCCCTGCCCTCGGAGCCAAATCCGCTGTGGTGGAAAGCCTTTAATGACCCGCAACTCGACAGCCTGATCACCCGTGCGATTGCCGGGAATATTTCCCTGCAACAGGCAGTACTGCGTATCGCCGGTGCCCGCGAGCAGGTGAAACAGGCCGAAGGCGCCTGGCTGCCATCGGTGCAGGGCAGCGCGAAAATGACCCGTCAGCAGCTCGGTCTGAAAGGTATTCTCGATTCCAGCGGCGCCTCGCAACAACTTGACGATCTCGGACCGGAAGCCTCCGGCGCGATCAGCACGGCTACGCGGCCGGTGAATTTGTATCAGGGCAATTTCGATGCCAGCTGGGAGCTGGATTTGTTCGGCGGCACACGACGTCAGGTCGAAGCCGCCAATGCCCAGACGCAATCGTCCATAGAACAACGCAACGATGCATTAGTTTCGCTGGAAGCTGAGGTCGCCCGTGCCTATCTGCAACTGCGTGGCGCGCAAAGCGTGACGGCAGCGATACAGACGCAAATCGATGTCGCGCAGCAAACCTTAGATCTGACACAAAACCGTCAGCAAAACGGACTGTCACCGCAGCTTGATGTCGAAAATGCCCGCGCACAGTTAGGTTCCCTGCGCGCCCAGTTGCCGCAATATCAGGCGCAGGAACGTCAGGCAATGAACGGACTGGCCGTGTTGCTCGGTCAGACGCCTGGCTCGCTGGATGCTGAACTTTCTGCCCCTAAACCGATGCCTGCCCTGCCCGCTGCCGTGCCGGTCGGTGTGCCGTCACAGCTGGCGCGCCGTCGTCCGGACGTACGCAAAGCCGAGGCAGATCTCCACGCGGCAACCGCCAATATTGGTGTATCCGTCGCGCAGATGTTCCCGAGTATTTCGCTCACCGGCCAGTTCGGTATGCGTAACACGGACGTCAGTTATCTCGATAACTGGAGCAGCCATTTCTACTCCTTTGGCCCGCAGATTTCCCTGCCGATTTTCCAGGGCGGACGTCTGGTGTCCAGCGTGCATCTTTCCCGTGCGCAACAGGCGAATGCGGCGCTGAATTATCGCCAGACCGTGCTGACAGCGTTGCAGGATGTCGATAATGCGCTGGTGAATTACCGCACCGATCAGGATCAGGTCAGCGGTTTAGACCAGACGACCGAAGCGCTACAGACCGCGTTTGATCTGGCGAGCGACAGCTACCGCCAGGGGCTTTCTACCTTTATCAACGTGCTTGATGCCCAGCGCCAGCTGGCACAGGCGCATCAGCAATCCGCTGAAGCGAAAGTGAAAACCAGCACCGACCTGGTCTCGCTGTATAAAGCGTTAGGCGGCGGCTGGGAGCCGTATCAGAACGTCGATTTGCCGACCTACACCGTCTTTGGTCCGGCAGCCACGCCGGATGTGAAGGTACAAACCACGTCTGGCGTGACACCGTAA
- a CDS encoding DHA2 family efflux MFS transporter permease subunit — translation MNEDRSYWKPKANPWAVAAVVTIAVFMEILDTTIVNVALPHVAGSLSSSYDESTWVLTSYLVANGIVLPISAFLSRVMGRKTYFLICIGMFTVCSFLCGIATELWQMILFRILQGFFGGGLQPIQQSVLLDYFKPEDRGKAFGLSSIAIIVAPVVGPTLGGYITDNFSWRWVFLINIPVGIIALLAIYQLLEDPPWERKAKGKLSIDYIGIGLIALGLGCLQVMMDRGEDDDWFQSGFIVTFAVLAATGIVGAVYWLLYAKKPVVDLRCLKDKNFAVAGLLMAGMAMILYGSSVVIPQLAQQQLGYTATLSGLVMSPGAVLIVLSIPLVLKLMPVVQTRYIIAFGFFLLAASFIYSATLTPDVDFETLVLYRSAQSIGLGFLFVPLTTIAFITIPQKMNADAAALFTMFRNVAGSIGISLATAGVTERTQAHSAHMAHNMSPLNEQFNQAVSKSAEAIRDFAHVVGDPMQLATVRMYQEMISQSRILAYIDVFGYCAIVAVILIPFCFLLSPVKSEGNAGAH, via the coding sequence ATGAATGAAGATCGCAGCTACTGGAAACCCAAGGCCAATCCGTGGGCAGTTGCCGCCGTCGTGACCATTGCGGTGTTCATGGAAATCCTGGACACCACTATCGTTAACGTGGCGCTGCCGCACGTCGCCGGTTCATTATCTTCCAGTTATGACGAATCGACCTGGGTGCTGACGTCCTATCTGGTGGCGAACGGTATCGTGCTGCCGATTTCGGCGTTTCTCAGCCGCGTGATGGGCCGCAAAACTTACTTCCTGATCTGTATCGGCATGTTCACCGTTTGCTCCTTCCTGTGCGGCATCGCCACCGAACTGTGGCAGATGATCTTATTCCGCATCCTGCAGGGCTTTTTCGGCGGCGGTTTGCAGCCGATCCAGCAATCGGTATTGCTGGATTACTTTAAACCGGAAGATCGCGGCAAAGCGTTTGGCCTTTCATCGATTGCCATTATTGTCGCGCCGGTCGTCGGCCCGACACTTGGCGGTTACATCACGGATAACTTCAGCTGGCGCTGGGTATTCCTGATCAATATTCCGGTCGGGATTATTGCCCTGCTGGCGATTTATCAGCTGCTGGAAGATCCGCCGTGGGAGCGCAAGGCAAAAGGCAAACTCAGTATTGATTACATCGGTATCGGGCTGATTGCGCTGGGTCTGGGCTGCTTACAGGTGATGATGGACCGCGGCGAAGACGATGACTGGTTCCAGTCCGGCTTTATTGTCACCTTTGCTGTGCTGGCGGCCACCGGGATTGTCGGCGCGGTTTACTGGCTGCTGTACGCCAAAAAACCGGTGGTCGATCTGCGCTGTCTGAAGGATAAAAACTTTGCTGTCGCCGGTTTACTGATGGCCGGTATGGCGATGATTCTGTATGGCAGTTCGGTGGTCATTCCGCAACTGGCGCAGCAGCAACTGGGTTACACCGCCACACTCTCGGGGCTGGTGATGTCGCCGGGCGCGGTGCTGATCGTGCTGTCGATCCCGCTGGTGCTGAAGCTGATGCCCGTTGTACAAACGCGTTACATCATTGCCTTCGGTTTCTTCCTGCTGGCGGCCTCGTTTATCTATTCGGCAACGCTGACACCTGATGTCGATTTTGAAACGCTGGTGCTGTACCGCAGCGCGCAGTCGATAGGGCTCGGTTTCCTGTTTGTGCCGCTGACCACTATCGCATTTATTACCATCCCGCAAAAAATGAACGCCGACGCTGCCGCGCTGTTTACCATGTTCCGTAACGTCGCGGGGTCGATTGGTATTTCGCTGGCGACAGCCGGTGTCACCGAGCGAACGCAGGCACACAGTGCGCATATGGCGCACAACATGTCGCCGCTCAATGAACAGTTTAATCAGGCGGTGAGCAAAAGCGCTGAGGCGATCCGTGATTTTGCCCACGTGGTCGGCGACCCGATGCAACTGGCGACCGTGCGCATGTATCAGGAGATGATTTCGCAATCGCGCATTCTGGCCTACATCGACGTATTCGGTTATTGCGCCATCGTCGCCGTTATTTTGATCCCGTTTTGTTTCCTGCTTTCGCCAGTTAAGAGCGAAGGTAATGCCGGAGCACATTAA
- a CDS encoding HlyD family secretion protein, whose amino-acid sequence MTNDNKTQPSASGDANTELDSSQVKSGGGHTQDPKDQKNPDDSKQDNDEKRKGPGKKPLIILGIVVVVMVVVALVWWLMTKDQVSTDDAFTEGDAVTIAPKIAGYVTHLAVKDNQFVKKGDLLVEIDPRDAAAQRDQAQAQLGLAVAQLHQAQAQYDLAKVQYPAQLAQAKAQQTRAEANLLNATADFRRQRGVDPRATTQQNIDTSNAQVRSAAADLENAKAQVQVAAQVQLNIRQAETNVEARQQQVEQAKAQLETATLNLSYAQVRAPFDGYVTKRNVQLGTLVQAGTSLFSVVSKDIWIAANYKESQLERMRPGNKVEITVDAFPDIKLHGHVDSIQQGTGSRFSAFPAENATGNYVKIVQRVPVKIVIDSGLDENHPLPLGLSVEPTVTVE is encoded by the coding sequence ATGACAAACGATAACAAGACACAGCCCTCCGCGTCCGGCGACGCAAATACTGAACTCGATTCCAGCCAGGTAAAATCAGGAGGAGGTCACACTCAGGATCCCAAAGACCAGAAAAATCCCGACGACAGTAAACAGGATAACGATGAAAAGCGTAAAGGCCCCGGCAAGAAACCCCTGATCATCCTCGGGATTGTGGTAGTGGTGATGGTGGTCGTGGCACTGGTCTGGTGGCTGATGACCAAAGATCAGGTCAGCACCGATGACGCCTTTACCGAAGGTGATGCCGTCACCATCGCGCCGAAAATTGCCGGTTATGTCACTCATCTTGCGGTGAAAGATAACCAGTTCGTGAAGAAAGGCGACTTACTGGTGGAAATCGATCCGCGTGACGCGGCCGCGCAGCGCGATCAGGCACAGGCTCAGCTCGGTCTGGCGGTCGCGCAGTTGCATCAGGCGCAGGCGCAATACGATCTGGCGAAAGTACAATATCCGGCGCAGCTTGCTCAGGCGAAAGCCCAGCAGACGCGGGCGGAAGCCAATTTGCTGAATGCCACTGCCGATTTCCGTCGTCAGCGCGGCGTAGACCCGCGTGCCACCACGCAACAAAATATTGATACGTCCAACGCGCAGGTACGTTCTGCAGCCGCTGATCTGGAAAATGCCAAAGCGCAGGTGCAGGTTGCCGCGCAGGTACAGCTGAATATCCGTCAGGCTGAAACCAACGTCGAAGCTCGTCAGCAACAGGTTGAACAGGCGAAAGCTCAGCTGGAAACGGCGACGCTCAACCTCTCCTATGCGCAGGTGCGCGCACCGTTCGACGGCTACGTCACCAAGCGTAATGTGCAGCTCGGTACGCTGGTTCAGGCCGGAACCTCGCTGTTCTCAGTGGTTTCGAAAGATATCTGGATCGCCGCAAACTACAAAGAATCGCAGCTCGAACGCATGCGCCCCGGCAACAAGGTGGAAATTACCGTCGATGCCTTCCCGGACATCAAACTTCACGGCCACGTTGACAGTATTCAACAAGGCACCGGTTCGCGCTTCTCGGCCTTCCCGGCTGAAAACGCCACCGGCAACTACGTGAAAATCGTTCAGCGCGTACCGGTGAAAATCGTCATCGACAGCGGTCTTGATGAGAATCACCCTCTGCCGCTGGGTCTGTCTGTCGAACCGACGGTGACCGTCGAATGA
- a CDS encoding cation diffusion facilitator family transporter — translation MTRPAPSYKGLTRIASLVSLCVALILVCVKVWAWTATGSIALLTSAADGLVDVLASMVTLIGVRYAGRPADKGHRYGHGKAEAVAAFVQALLLGGAGLVLGGESIGRIINPEPLAQLGLGIWVIIGSSLAATGLVLMQTYVVKRTGSTAIAADRAHYITDVAVNIAVLLALIFERYFGWTRSDSIGALLISFYMIWNARGMAADALTQLLDRELSADDRKRVKAAVLSVEGVRGVHDIRTRNGGDRVFVEFHVEVDGNLTVDVGHDIGDAAEMAVSKLFKSADVTAHLEPDGIDDDRLDNLLH, via the coding sequence ATGACCCGTCCCGCGCCTTCCTATAAAGGCCTGACACGTATTGCCTCGCTGGTGTCGCTGTGCGTCGCGCTGATCCTGGTTTGCGTCAAAGTCTGGGCATGGACCGCCACCGGTTCGATTGCGCTGCTGACCTCTGCCGCCGACGGTCTGGTCGATGTACTGGCCTCGATGGTGACGCTGATCGGCGTGCGTTATGCCGGACGGCCGGCAGACAAAGGCCATCGTTACGGCCACGGCAAAGCCGAAGCTGTGGCCGCGTTTGTACAGGCGCTGTTACTGGGCGGCGCGGGGCTGGTGCTCGGCGGTGAATCCATCGGGCGCATCATTAATCCGGAACCCCTGGCGCAGCTCGGTCTTGGTATCTGGGTGATCATCGGCAGTTCGCTGGCCGCCACCGGACTGGTGCTGATGCAAACCTATGTGGTGAAACGTACCGGATCAACGGCCATCGCGGCTGACCGCGCGCACTACATTACGGACGTCGCGGTGAATATTGCCGTACTGCTGGCGCTGATTTTCGAGCGTTACTTCGGCTGGACGCGTTCCGACTCCATCGGCGCGCTGTTGATTTCCTTCTATATGATCTGGAATGCGCGCGGTATGGCGGCAGATGCACTGACCCAGTTGCTTGATCGCGAACTGAGTGCAGATGACCGCAAGCGCGTGAAAGCGGCAGTATTAAGTGTTGAAGGCGTGCGCGGTGTACATGACATTCGCACCCGCAACGGCGGCGACCGCGTATTTGTCGAGTTTCACGTCGAGGTTGATGGCAATCTGACGGTGGATGTCGGGCACGATATCGGTGATGCGGCTGAAATGGCGGTGAGCAAGTTGTTTAAGTCTGCGGATGTGACGGCTCATCTGGAGCCGGACGGGATTGATGACGACAGACTGGATAATTTATTGCACTAA
- the phoA gene encoding alkaline phosphatase, which translates to MQQSVSLVARAVTAALLLSASSSTLAAETDTLTDRAAKGVLTEPGGARRLSGDQTAALKASLSDKTVKNVILLIGDGMGDSEITSARNYAEGAGGYFKGIDALPLTGQYTHYSLDKKTQKPSYVTDSAASATAWATGVKSYNGAIGVDVNGKDHQTILEIAKAAGKATGNVSTAELQDATPAAQIAHVTSRKCYGPQETAEKCASNALENGGRGSITEQLLQARADVTLGGGRKSFSQLAKAGEFKDKSLKEQALTQGYVWVENAEQLSAITQADQKKPVLGLFSEGNMPVRWQGPKATYHGNIDKPAVTCEANPQRTADIPTLAAMTEKAIDLLKANQNGFFLQVEGASIDKQDHAANPCGQFGETVDLDEAVQKALEFARQDGNTLVIVTADHAHSSQIIESDAKAPGLTQTLTTRDGAPMTISYGNSEDDSQGHTGTQLRIAAFGPHAANVVGLTDQTDLFYTMRDAMAIKAQ; encoded by the coding sequence ATGCAACAATCCGTATCTCTGGTCGCCCGCGCAGTCACTGCCGCCCTGCTGCTTTCCGCTTCTTCCTCCACCCTCGCCGCTGAAACCGACACGCTGACCGACCGGGCGGCAAAAGGCGTGCTGACGGAACCGGGTGGTGCCCGCCGTCTGAGCGGTGATCAGACAGCAGCGCTGAAAGCCTCGTTGTCAGACAAAACGGTGAAAAACGTGATTTTGCTGATTGGCGACGGCATGGGTGATTCTGAAATCACGTCTGCACGTAACTATGCAGAAGGCGCAGGCGGCTATTTCAAAGGCATTGATGCCCTGCCGCTGACCGGCCAGTACACGCATTATTCTCTGGATAAGAAAACGCAAAAACCAAGTTACGTGACCGATTCCGCCGCATCAGCCACCGCCTGGGCGACCGGTGTTAAAAGCTATAACGGCGCGATTGGCGTGGATGTAAACGGCAAAGATCACCAGACCATTCTTGAGATCGCCAAAGCCGCAGGCAAGGCCACCGGCAACGTCTCCACCGCAGAATTGCAGGATGCAACGCCGGCCGCACAGATTGCGCATGTGACCTCACGCAAGTGCTACGGCCCGCAAGAAACCGCAGAGAAATGCGCCAGCAACGCGCTGGAAAATGGCGGACGCGGTTCGATCACGGAACAGTTGTTGCAGGCTCGCGCTGATGTCACGCTGGGCGGCGGCAGAAAATCGTTCAGCCAGCTGGCGAAAGCCGGTGAATTTAAGGATAAATCCCTCAAAGAACAGGCGCTGACACAGGGTTATGTTTGGGTGGAAAACGCAGAACAGCTCAGTGCCATCACGCAGGCAGACCAGAAGAAACCGGTTCTTGGCCTGTTCTCCGAAGGCAACATGCCGGTGCGCTGGCAGGGTCCGAAAGCCACTTATCACGGCAACATTGATAAACCGGCTGTCACCTGTGAAGCCAATCCGCAGCGCACCGCTGACATCCCGACGCTTGCCGCCATGACTGAAAAAGCCATCGACTTGCTGAAAGCTAATCAGAACGGTTTCTTCCTGCAGGTTGAAGGCGCATCGATTGATAAACAGGATCACGCCGCTAATCCGTGCGGACAATTCGGTGAAACGGTGGATCTGGATGAGGCCGTGCAAAAAGCGCTGGAGTTCGCCCGTCAGGACGGCAACACGCTGGTTATCGTCACCGCCGACCACGCCCATTCCAGCCAGATTATCGAATCCGATGCCAAAGCCCCCGGTCTGACCCAGACGCTGACCACCAGGGACGGTGCACCGATGACCATCAGCTACGGCAACTCAGAAGATGATTCACAGGGACACACCGGGACGCAGCTGCGTATTGCCGCGTTTGGCCCGCATGCGGCGAATGTGGTGGGTCTGACGGATCAGACGGATTTGTTCTATACCATGCGGGATGCCATGGCGATTAAAGCGCAATAG
- a CDS encoding L,D-transpeptidase family protein translates to MKMSIRAILTLVLAVAAYSQASFAVVYPLPANNGRLVGENITVTVPQGSSLPLEHFAAQYQMGLSNMLEANPGVDPYLPTPGTVLTIPQQLILPETPHEGIVINSAEMRLYYYPKGTNTVVVLPIGIGELGKDTPMNWVTTVQRKKAGPTWTPTAKMHEEYASRGEFLPAVFPAGPDNPMGLYALYVGRLYAVHGTNANFGIGLRVSHGCVRLRDADIKWLFDNVPQGTRVQFINEPVKATVEPDGKRYIEIHNPLSSNQEEFDSQQPLPITLAGSASSVSMDPAVNQTVVQRAIEMRSGMPVQIN, encoded by the coding sequence ATGAAAATGAGCATTCGCGCAATCCTTACCCTGGTTTTGGCAGTTGCTGCATATAGCCAGGCGTCTTTTGCTGTGGTCTACCCTCTTCCGGCCAATAATGGTCGTCTGGTCGGTGAAAACATCACAGTTACTGTTCCGCAGGGCAGCAGCCTGCCACTGGAACATTTTGCAGCGCAATACCAGATGGGTTTGAGCAACATGCTCGAAGCTAACCCTGGCGTTGACCCGTACCTGCCAACCCCGGGCACCGTGCTGACCATTCCTCAGCAGTTGATCCTGCCGGAAACCCCGCACGAAGGCATCGTGATCAACAGCGCTGAAATGCGTCTGTATTACTACCCGAAAGGCACCAATACTGTGGTCGTGCTGCCGATCGGTATCGGTGAGCTGGGCAAAGACACCCCGATGAACTGGGTCACTACCGTTCAGCGTAAAAAAGCCGGTCCGACCTGGACCCCGACGGCGAAAATGCATGAAGAATATGCTTCTCGTGGCGAATTCCTGCCAGCCGTCTTCCCTGCGGGTCCGGACAACCCGATGGGGCTGTACGCGCTGTATGTCGGGCGTCTGTATGCAGTCCACGGCACCAACGCCAATTTCGGTATCGGTTTGCGTGTGAGCCACGGTTGTGTGCGTCTGCGTGATGCTGACATCAAATGGTTGTTCGACAACGTCCCGCAAGGCACCCGCGTTCAGTTCATCAACGAGCCGGTGAAAGCCACCGTGGAACCAGACGGCAAACGTTATATTGAGATCCACAACCCGCTGTCCTCTAACCAGGAAGAGTTTGATTCTCAGCAGCCGCTGCCAATCACTCTGGCAGGCAGCGCAAGCAGCGTATCGATGGATCCGGCGGTCAACCAGACTGTTGTTCAGCGCGCTATCGAGATGCGTTCCGGTATGCCGGTACAGATCAACTAA
- a CDS encoding DHA2 family efflux MFS transporter permease subunit: MSVTLTPAATLSPADYPTSRKFLIFSIMAFGMFLALIDIQIVAASLNDVQAGLSAGPDEISWVQTSYLIAELVMIPFSAFLTQALSTRWLFSASAALFTLSSIGCGLSWNIESMIFFRALQGFTGGAMVPTVFATGFAMFQGKQQALIPAILGMVSVLAPTLGPTVGGIVTQLLDWRWIFFINILPGALVATGAVLFIHVDKADYPMLKRIDWIHLLSMAIALGCLEYVLEEGPRKNWFSDPQIQISAWFSLVAFVLFLERSFYSKNPIVRLTPFRDPTFTFACLFNLVVGFGLYASTYLTPVFLGRIRDFNSLQIGTTVFVVGVGQFFSTIIAARLISRVDRRILITVGLSGFALSLWLTTAVTPYWGAEQFFWPQVVRGLFIMLCIVPSVNMALTAFQGPELRYASGLFNLMRNLGGAIGIATVNTWLQDWTRVHAARFGESLGQYGDHAQEVMGSLAQKIGHLTPDTAQALLMAKGVFGAKVAAQSLTLAFNDIFQVMAWMFIAALVMVPFCRK, from the coding sequence ATGTCTGTCACCCTGACTCCAGCCGCGACGCTTTCGCCTGCGGATTATCCGACATCACGTAAGTTTTTGATTTTCAGCATTATGGCGTTCGGTATGTTTCTGGCGCTCATCGACATCCAGATTGTCGCCGCCTCGTTAAACGATGTGCAGGCCGGGCTTTCCGCCGGACCGGATGAAATCAGCTGGGTACAAACCTCGTATCTGATCGCCGAACTGGTGATGATCCCGTTCTCGGCTTTTCTGACGCAGGCACTTTCCACCCGCTGGCTGTTCAGCGCATCGGCGGCGCTGTTCACCCTCAGCAGCATCGGGTGCGGATTGTCGTGGAATATCGAGTCGATGATCTTCTTTCGCGCGTTGCAGGGTTTTACCGGCGGCGCGATGGTACCGACAGTATTCGCGACCGGCTTCGCCATGTTTCAGGGCAAACAGCAGGCGCTGATCCCGGCGATCCTCGGCATGGTCAGCGTGCTGGCCCCCACGCTTGGGCCGACTGTGGGTGGCATAGTCACGCAGTTACTCGACTGGCGCTGGATTTTCTTCATCAACATTCTGCCCGGCGCTCTGGTTGCCACCGGTGCCGTGCTGTTTATTCATGTGGATAAAGCGGATTATCCGATGCTTAAACGTATCGACTGGATACATTTATTGTCGATGGCGATAGCGCTCGGTTGTCTGGAATATGTGCTGGAAGAAGGCCCGCGCAAGAACTGGTTCAGCGATCCGCAAATCCAGATTTCGGCGTGGTTCTCACTGGTGGCCTTTGTGCTGTTTCTCGAACGATCCTTTTATTCGAAAAACCCGATCGTACGCCTGACGCCCTTCCGTGACCCGACATTCACCTTCGCCTGCCTGTTCAATCTGGTGGTTGGATTTGGTCTTTATGCCTCTACATATCTGACGCCGGTTTTCCTCGGCCGCATCCGCGATTTCAACAGCCTGCAAATCGGTACAACGGTGTTTGTGGTGGGTGTCGGGCAATTCTTCAGCACGATTATTGCCGCCAGATTAATCAGCCGCGTTGACCGGCGGATACTGATCACCGTGGGTTTATCCGGTTTCGCACTGAGTTTATGGCTGACGACCGCCGTGACTCCTTACTGGGGAGCAGAACAGTTTTTCTGGCCGCAGGTGGTGCGCGGCCTGTTCATTATGTTGTGCATCGTGCCGAGTGTGAACATGGCGCTGACCGCGTTTCAGGGGCCGGAACTGCGCTACGCCTCCGGGCTGTTTAACCTGATGCGTAATCTCGGCGGCGCGATTGGCATTGCCACGGTGAATACCTGGTTGCAGGACTGGACCCGCGTTCATGCGGCACGTTTCGGCGAATCGCTGGGGCAATACGGGGATCATGCGCAGGAAGTGATGGGATCGCTGGCACAAAAAATCGGCCATCTGACACCTGATACCGCTCAGGCATTGCTGATGGCGAAAGGCGTGTTTGGGGCGAAAGTCGCGGCGCAATCGCTGACGCTGGCGTTCAACGACATCTTTCAGGTCATGGCCTGGATGTTTATTGCCGCACTGGTTATGGTGCCGTTTTGCCGTAAATAA
- a CDS encoding HlyD family secretion protein, whose translation MSEATADEGSASPAVKATKRSKRIFVVSGIALMVALSGAAWLLAAPASESTDDAYLTADTTSVAPKVKGFVSTVLVRHNQRVHAGDKLVLIDSEEFTARLASAQGELEDARAQVTQQEAALLSQQAQEQLALTQIEAARTAIRSSRAEQQHAEAEQQRYQSLAVSGATSRNDADRYKTVAVTAEQTSAHAAAMLDVAQNQAAVTHARRAEIQAALALAKAAVVKAQAAQALAQQDLNHTTIVAAIDGIAGNRQVQVGDYVTPGQRLMTLVPEQGIYVTANFKETQTGRMQPGQRADVHVDALPGVTFRGEVDSLAPGSGSTFALLPFEPGTGNFTKIVQRVPVRIRLDAGQPDLAALRPGLSVDARVSLTDAVR comes from the coding sequence ATGAGTGAAGCAACAGCAGATGAAGGGAGCGCGTCCCCGGCAGTAAAAGCCACTAAACGGTCAAAGCGGATCTTTGTGGTCAGCGGTATTGCGCTGATGGTAGCCCTGAGTGGCGCGGCATGGTTACTGGCTGCGCCCGCGTCGGAATCCACGGATGATGCCTATCTGACGGCAGACACCACCAGCGTTGCGCCAAAAGTAAAAGGCTTCGTTTCGACGGTGCTGGTGCGTCATAACCAGCGGGTACATGCCGGCGATAAACTGGTGCTGATCGACAGCGAAGAGTTTACGGCTCGTCTGGCGTCTGCGCAGGGAGAACTTGAAGATGCCCGCGCGCAGGTAACGCAACAGGAAGCGGCGTTGCTGAGCCAGCAGGCGCAGGAACAACTGGCACTCACCCAAATCGAAGCCGCGCGCACGGCGATCCGTTCGTCGCGTGCGGAACAGCAACATGCTGAAGCCGAGCAGCAGCGTTATCAGTCGCTGGCGGTCAGCGGTGCCACATCACGTAATGATGCCGACCGGTATAAAACGGTGGCGGTGACGGCAGAACAAACCTCGGCGCACGCCGCGGCGATGCTGGATGTTGCCCAAAATCAGGCGGCGGTGACACACGCCCGGCGGGCAGAAATTCAGGCGGCGCTGGCACTGGCGAAGGCCGCTGTGGTGAAAGCGCAGGCGGCACAAGCGCTGGCACAGCAGGATCTCAATCACACCACTATTGTTGCTGCCATCGATGGCATAGCGGGAAACCGACAGGTACAGGTTGGCGATTACGTTACACCCGGTCAGCGGCTGATGACGCTGGTACCTGAACAGGGCATTTATGTGACGGCCAACTTCAAAGAAACACAGACCGGCAGAATGCAGCCGGGACAACGTGCGGACGTGCATGTGGATGCGCTGCCGGGCGTGACGTTTCGCGGTGAAGTCGACAGCCTTGCGCCGGGATCAGGTTCGACGTTTGCATTGCTGCCATTTGAGCCGGGCACGGGTAATTTCACCAAAATTGTTCAGCGGGTGCCGGTGCGGATCCGGCTTGACGCTGGTCAGCCAGATTTAGCGGCGCTGCGCCCCGGATTATCCGTGGATGCGCGCGTTTCGTTAACCGATGCGGTCAGGTAA